One window from the genome of Bdellovibrio sp. NC01 encodes:
- a CDS encoding tetratricopeptide repeat protein — translation MNNRLNFNRCVLTLILSFVSIQDIAFAQAPTSGQVTPKTPPPIPAPAGFPAKAAPAEAKTAVPAPAVTPETPATVAATVTTPADPLDAKIEALKVEIKKNPRNIKQIQDLADLFYQKKDYEKTTLLLWKQIDKLDRNGILLLARAHEQRKEPGEMIRALNILVGKDEKDFEALTLLGNAYVLQKKTKDALDAYKRAIEANSKYEPAYLGVASLYEKRNPPNLYELRILYQDMIDNLGAKGAYLQKLCEVNAKDDNTFETAIDTCRQATVKDPKTADAWVNLGNSLKTAGKTDEATSTLKKAANEFPKSEYAQYSYGKTLEEAKNSVDAMKYYKAGTEADPESARSWLGLAATSFDMKKYEISLIAYKNACKYDKKNAVAFRRATTVLRNARVNDWIGKFETASDNCTF, via the coding sequence ATGAATAACAGACTGAATTTCAATCGCTGCGTATTAACATTGATCTTGTCTTTTGTCTCAATTCAAGACATCGCCTTCGCACAGGCCCCGACTTCAGGTCAGGTCACGCCGAAAACTCCTCCGCCAATTCCAGCACCCGCAGGTTTTCCCGCGAAAGCCGCTCCAGCAGAGGCTAAGACAGCAGTTCCCGCCCCCGCAGTGACACCGGAAACACCTGCAACTGTGGCAGCGACTGTGACGACACCTGCGGATCCGTTGGATGCAAAGATTGAAGCGTTGAAAGTTGAAATCAAAAAGAACCCACGCAACATCAAACAAATTCAAGATCTCGCAGATCTTTTTTATCAAAAGAAAGATTATGAAAAGACGACTTTGTTGTTGTGGAAACAAATCGACAAATTAGATCGTAATGGAATTTTGTTGTTAGCACGCGCTCATGAACAACGTAAAGAACCCGGCGAAATGATTCGCGCGTTGAATATCTTGGTTGGTAAAGACGAAAAAGATTTCGAAGCCTTGACGTTGTTGGGTAATGCTTACGTTCTTCAGAAAAAAACCAAAGACGCTCTTGATGCCTACAAACGTGCGATCGAAGCTAACAGCAAATACGAACCTGCATACTTGGGCGTTGCAAGTCTTTATGAAAAACGCAATCCACCGAACTTGTATGAATTGCGTATCTTGTATCAAGATATGATCGATAACTTGGGCGCTAAAGGCGCTTACTTGCAAAAACTCTGTGAAGTGAATGCCAAAGACGATAACACGTTTGAAACAGCCATCGATACGTGCCGCCAGGCCACCGTTAAAGACCCGAAAACCGCCGACGCATGGGTGAACCTAGGTAACAGCCTGAAAACCGCTGGGAAGACCGATGAGGCGACTTCGACGCTAAAGAAAGCTGCCAACGAATTCCCGAAATCTGAATATGCACAGTATTCATACGGTAAAACTTTGGAAGAGGCTAAGAATTCAGTCGATGCCATGAAGTACTACAAAGCCGGTACAGAAGCAGACCCTGAATCAGCGCGCAGCTGGTTGGGTTTAGCGGCAACATCGTTCGACATGAAGAAGTATGAAATTTCGCTTATCGCTTACAAGAACGCTTGTAAGTACGATAAAAAAAATGCCGTGGCCTTTAGAAGAGCCACGACAGTTTTAAGAAATGCACGAGTGAACGACTGGATCGGAAAGTTTGAAACTGCTTCCGACAACTGTACGTTCTAG
- the rimO gene encoding 30S ribosomal protein S12 methylthiotransferase RimO gives MKQETSQTSNKVHFISLGCPKNLVDSEIMAGTLMKDGYQVVGEAEDADTVIVNTCGFIEDSKKESIQRILDMSDLKAEGKIKKVVVAGCLTQRYKDELVEGLPEADLFVGSGEFQNIAKILKKSDEGEKQKTFFNLPTYLQEEETPRVNSQPGHRAYLKISEGCMKRCAFCAIPLIRGNLQSRSIDAIVAEAKLLVAGGVKELIIISHDFTDYGFDIRRKDPTRKESPVELLKALDQVEGLQWIRLMYLYPDGITQEMVQVIKNSKKIVKYFDMPLQHINDQVLKSMNRKMTRDEIETALMNIREHLPEAVVRTQFIVGFPGETQEQFEELLAFIAEQQFDRVGCFKYSPEENTPGGRMDNQIDEETKQFRHDAVMEVQQNISREKHRDFVGKTIDVIVEGFSEETDLLLQGRFWGQAPDIDGVVLINDGEAKVGDMVKVHITDSMEYDLLGEIVTEN, from the coding sequence ATGAAACAAGAAACTTCTCAAACTTCAAACAAAGTTCATTTCATTAGCTTGGGTTGCCCTAAGAACCTCGTAGACAGTGAGATCATGGCCGGCACTTTGATGAAGGACGGTTATCAAGTTGTTGGCGAAGCTGAAGACGCTGATACAGTTATCGTCAATACTTGCGGTTTCATCGAAGACTCGAAAAAAGAATCTATCCAACGTATTTTGGACATGAGCGATCTTAAAGCAGAAGGCAAAATCAAAAAGGTTGTTGTCGCTGGTTGCCTCACTCAACGTTATAAAGATGAACTAGTTGAAGGTTTGCCAGAGGCAGATCTTTTCGTTGGCTCTGGTGAGTTCCAAAACATCGCTAAAATCTTGAAAAAATCAGATGAAGGCGAAAAACAAAAAACGTTCTTCAATCTTCCTACTTACTTGCAAGAAGAAGAAACTCCACGCGTGAACTCTCAACCGGGTCACCGTGCTTATTTGAAAATTTCTGAAGGTTGCATGAAGCGTTGTGCTTTCTGCGCGATCCCTTTGATCCGTGGTAACTTGCAATCTCGTTCTATCGACGCCATCGTTGCGGAAGCAAAATTGTTGGTAGCGGGCGGCGTGAAAGAGTTGATCATCATCAGCCATGACTTCACTGATTATGGTTTCGATATCCGTCGCAAAGATCCAACTCGTAAAGAAAGCCCTGTTGAATTATTGAAAGCCCTTGATCAAGTTGAAGGCCTTCAATGGATTCGTTTGATGTACTTGTATCCAGATGGAATCACTCAAGAGATGGTTCAAGTTATCAAGAACAGCAAAAAGATCGTGAAATACTTCGATATGCCTTTGCAACACATCAACGATCAGGTTCTTAAATCAATGAACCGCAAGATGACTCGTGATGAAATTGAAACGGCGTTGATGAACATCCGCGAACATCTTCCAGAAGCTGTTGTAAGAACTCAGTTCATCGTTGGTTTCCCTGGCGAAACTCAAGAGCAATTCGAAGAGTTGTTGGCGTTTATCGCTGAACAACAATTCGATCGCGTTGGTTGCTTCAAGTACTCTCCTGAAGAAAACACTCCAGGTGGTCGTATGGACAATCAAATTGACGAAGAAACAAAACAATTCCGTCATGACGCTGTGATGGAAGTTCAGCAAAATATCTCTCGCGAAAAACACCGCGACTTCGTTGGTAAAACTATCGACGTGATTGTTGAAGGTTTCTCTGAAGAAACTGATTTGTTGTTGCAAGGTCGTTTCTGGGGTCAAGCTCCAGATATCGATGGCGTTGTTCTTATCAATGATGGTGAAGCTAAAGTCGGTGACATGGTTAAAGTACACATCACCGACAGCATGGAATACGACCTTCTTGGTGAGATCGTAACAGAAAACTAG
- a CDS encoding outer membrane lipoprotein carrier protein LolA: MIRNISTLIFVLTLSISGLAAQKTNETLQKLSKTYLAAKLVEMNVEKTVKLELQGRETKYDGKIYLANGKFRWENTTPEETLLVFDGSTIWSVQIPPKEFGGAPQVARGKVDKKTKSQILISTLLGGNLEKNFKVVDEKKENGTSKIEVAPKTGELQVKALTLTVDTKKSQLTEISYKDDLGNLTTMKFSNIKFLKKADNTKFKYEPPKGAQVTDL, encoded by the coding sequence ATGATTAGAAATATCAGCACCTTGATTTTTGTCCTTACTTTGTCCATCTCGGGCTTAGCAGCACAAAAAACAAATGAGACACTTCAGAAACTTTCCAAAACTTATCTGGCAGCAAAGCTTGTTGAAATGAATGTGGAAAAGACTGTGAAGCTTGAGCTTCAAGGTCGTGAAACAAAATACGACGGCAAGATTTATCTCGCGAACGGAAAGTTCCGTTGGGAAAACACAACTCCAGAAGAAACATTGTTGGTCTTTGATGGTTCAACAATTTGGAGTGTGCAAATTCCTCCGAAAGAATTCGGCGGAGCACCTCAAGTGGCTCGCGGCAAAGTTGATAAGAAAACTAAATCACAAATTCTTATCTCGACACTTCTTGGTGGCAATTTAGAAAAGAACTTCAAAGTTGTTGATGAGAAAAAAGAAAACGGTACTTCAAAGATTGAAGTCGCTCCTAAGACTGGTGAGCTGCAAGTGAAAGCACTGACTCTGACAGTCGATACTAAGAAATCTCAACTGACTGAGATCTCTTACAAAGACGATCTTGGAAATCTCACGACGATGAAATTCTCCAACATCAAATTTTTGAAAAAAGCTGATAATACGAAATTCAAATACGAACCGCCTAAAGGTGCGCAGGTGACGGATCTATGA
- a CDS encoding ComF family protein, whose protein sequence is MKMMWQLLQAYFFPCLYCGSLQGTKALLCERCARQLEYYEHEQGLFHYNEAPYPIFALYEWNPGQSDLLSSTVLALKQGQRREAWNHYAQKFSQKRMALNMTPSKKIRFVPAPSSSGHKDHAFAHAEALAKHFSGEVVPCLKKLKKKSQRGGNRQQRQRLRLGLDEKYSEVSKDSTDTLWVFVDDILTTGSTAHAAYEVLGSPTHFEVWVLGRRSLSCGASRYLL, encoded by the coding sequence ATGAAAATGATGTGGCAACTCTTGCAAGCTTACTTCTTTCCCTGTCTGTATTGCGGATCCTTACAAGGAACGAAGGCTTTGTTGTGTGAACGATGCGCACGGCAATTGGAATATTACGAACATGAACAGGGACTTTTTCATTACAACGAAGCGCCTTATCCGATCTTTGCGCTGTATGAATGGAATCCCGGGCAGAGTGATCTTTTAAGTTCGACCGTCTTAGCACTTAAGCAAGGTCAGCGGCGGGAAGCTTGGAACCATTACGCGCAGAAATTTTCGCAAAAGCGCATGGCGCTTAACATGACTCCGTCTAAAAAGATTCGTTTTGTCCCAGCGCCTTCTTCAAGCGGGCATAAAGATCACGCCTTCGCCCACGCCGAAGCCCTGGCCAAACACTTTAGCGGCGAGGTCGTTCCGTGCTTAAAGAAACTTAAAAAGAAGAGCCAGCGGGGAGGAAACCGCCAGCAGAGGCAGAGACTGCGCCTAGGGCTTGATGAAAAATATTCAGAGGTGTCCAAGGATTCGACAGATACGCTGTGGGTTTTCGTGGATGATATTCTTACTACGGGCTCTACAGCACATGCCGCCTATGAAGTCCTTGGGAGTCCGACTCACTTTGAAGTCTGGGTCTTGGGAAGACGGAGCCTCTCTTGCGGAGCGTCCAGGTATCTGCTATAA
- a CDS encoding protein-glutamine glutaminase family protein produces the protein MKSIVGVLFAISIAPALSVAAGLSAHRYSGESYREASQRNHGDSISDADSVEISKTTPERIKKSMEKLNVKELPDAGSLQALTAQFNYVRDTRFLKTEDPNFPRRLTWLFPDDGCYARAEMASQKLIAQKFVEPKKIFVFGDLSAKTDNASSGSVQWWYHVAVIYRVGTTPYVVDPALNPQQPMTLTEWNTAVGGDQTHVEYAICSHDTFDPDGDCTKGRPMSLEQAENEQRGFLQDEWDRLEELHRNPQEELGDNPPWKH, from the coding sequence ATGAAAAGTATTGTAGGGGTTCTTTTCGCAATCAGTATCGCTCCAGCACTGTCTGTGGCAGCAGGTCTTTCAGCTCACCGTTACTCGGGCGAGTCTTACCGTGAGGCTTCACAACGCAACCACGGCGATTCAATTTCTGATGCCGACAGCGTTGAGATTTCTAAAACGACTCCTGAGCGTATTAAAAAATCGATGGAAAAATTGAACGTTAAAGAACTTCCTGACGCAGGTTCATTGCAAGCTTTGACGGCACAATTTAACTATGTTCGCGATACGCGCTTTTTGAAAACGGAAGATCCAAACTTTCCTCGCCGTTTAACATGGTTGTTCCCTGATGACGGTTGTTATGCGCGCGCTGAAATGGCGTCACAAAAATTGATTGCACAAAAATTCGTAGAGCCAAAAAAGATCTTCGTGTTCGGTGATCTTTCCGCAAAAACTGACAACGCTTCTAGCGGTTCGGTTCAGTGGTGGTACCACGTTGCTGTGATCTATCGCGTGGGCACAACTCCTTACGTCGTCGATCCGGCTTTGAATCCTCAACAGCCCATGACTTTGACAGAGTGGAATACAGCCGTTGGCGGCGATCAAACGCACGTTGAATACGCGATCTGCTCACACGATACCTTCGATCCAGATGGCGACTGCACAAAAGGTCGTCCGATGAGTTTGGAACAAGCTGAAAACGAACAGCGCGGTTTCTTGCAAGACGAATGGGATCGACTTGAAGAACTCCACCGCAATCCGCAAGAGGAACTTGGCGACAATCCTCCTTGGAAACACTAA
- a CDS encoding 23S rRNA (pseudouridine(1915)-N(3))-methyltransferase RlmH — protein sequence MKFILYNLATAKEAWADAVSELYKKKISFFIPFDIQSLKAKKSAREDADFKRNEESELILKNINSDDYVILFDERGSVLDSIQFSKKVENILGSSKKRAIFIIGGAFGVNEDVRKRADLKVALSPMVMNHLMAQAMSLEQIYRAFTIIKKIPYHNI from the coding sequence ATGAAATTCATCTTGTACAATCTCGCCACGGCTAAAGAGGCTTGGGCTGATGCGGTCAGCGAGCTGTACAAGAAGAAGATCTCGTTCTTTATTCCCTTCGATATTCAGTCACTTAAAGCTAAGAAGTCTGCGCGTGAAGATGCAGACTTCAAACGCAACGAAGAATCCGAACTCATTCTGAAAAATATCAATAGCGACGACTACGTGATCTTATTCGACGAACGTGGCTCGGTGTTGGATTCGATTCAATTTTCTAAAAAAGTAGAAAACATCTTAGGCAGTTCAAAGAAGCGCGCGATCTTTATTATCGGCGGTGCTTTCGGTGTGAATGAAGATGTGCGCAAACGCGCGGATTTAAAGGTGGCTTTGTCGCCGATGGTGATGAATCACTTAATGGCTCAAGCAATGAGTCTTGAGCAGATCTATCGTGCCTTTACGATCATTAAGAAAATTCCCTATCACAATATCTAG
- the nadD gene encoding nicotinate (nicotinamide) nucleotide adenylyltransferase, translating into MKIGIFGGSFNPPHMGHINAIQTVAKKMGLGKVHIVPAAQNPLKTPVEGPTAEQRVELTKLAFAQYGDTYFVDDQEIKRGGLSYTVDTVMNLRKTYEASDLYLIVGADKFEELAQWKDFQKILSETNLVVTTRPGYDVPESLEEMPGYLKPLVADFDFNFIELTTGRNIQFITLRDIEISSSEVRKWLRTGKPVEKYLPLSVESYIKEHKLYRNLGERIGDYKKFTEFCANVLFSRKGIAVRGFDLTEASAPSEYTLIASGTSTRHAAAMAENVVMAVKEEFNLHPQSVEGIDEGRWVVVDYGSLIIHLFYDFVRQEYNLENLWKQGKDLGLKDPHPEA; encoded by the coding sequence ATGAAAATCGGTATTTTTGGTGGAAGTTTTAATCCTCCGCACATGGGTCACATCAACGCCATTCAAACAGTGGCGAAAAAAATGGGCTTGGGCAAAGTTCACATCGTTCCCGCTGCTCAAAACCCACTAAAAACTCCTGTTGAGGGTCCAACAGCTGAACAACGTGTTGAATTGACGAAACTTGCTTTCGCTCAATACGGCGACACGTACTTCGTTGACGATCAAGAAATCAAACGTGGCGGCTTAAGCTACACAGTTGATACAGTGATGAATCTTCGCAAAACATACGAAGCTTCTGATTTGTATTTGATCGTTGGTGCTGACAAATTTGAAGAGCTAGCGCAATGGAAAGACTTCCAAAAGATTCTTTCTGAAACGAACTTGGTTGTTACAACTCGTCCTGGTTATGACGTTCCAGAATCTTTGGAAGAGATGCCAGGTTACTTGAAACCTTTGGTTGCTGATTTCGATTTCAACTTCATCGAATTAACAACAGGTCGTAACATTCAATTCATCACTTTGCGTGATATTGAAATTTCATCTTCAGAAGTTCGTAAATGGCTTCGCACTGGTAAACCAGTCGAAAAGTATTTGCCACTTTCTGTTGAGTCTTACATTAAAGAACACAAGCTTTACAGAAACCTTGGCGAGCGCATCGGTGACTACAAGAAGTTTACTGAATTCTGCGCGAACGTTTTGTTCTCTAGAAAAGGTATTGCGGTTCGTGGCTTCGATTTAACTGAAGCTTCTGCGCCTAGCGAATACACTTTGATCGCTTCTGGTACATCAACTCGTCATGCGGCTGCGATGGCTGAAAACGTAGTGATGGCTGTGAAAGAAGAATTCAATCTTCACCCGCAAAGCGTTGAGGGTATTGATGAAGGTCGTTGGGTTGTTGTGGACTACGGTTCATTGATCATCCACTTGTTCTATGATTTCGTTCGTCAGGAATACAATCTGGAAAATCTTTGGAAGCAAGGTAAAGACCTTGGTTTGAAAGATCCGCATCCAGAGGCGTAA
- the obgE gene encoding GTPase ObgE: protein MKFIDEVKITIASGRGGQGCVSFRRESGMPRGGPDGGDGGKGGDVYIRTSRHINSLVDLRQNKRYAAQNGEMGFGRQKAGHDGEDLVMIVPEGTIIRNLEGEIIVDMTGIDNYLLLKGGRGGKGNEFFKTSVNQAPEHAQPGEEGEEIEVELELKLIADVGIIGFPNAGKSTLISRISAAKPKIADYPFTTLTPNLGVVKAGDYSSFVVADIPGLVKGAHEGVGLGIQFLKHVERTRIFIHLVDASGMSGRDPLQDFEDINYELKMYDEKNQDKEGFFPLSTRPQFVVLNKIDTLSADQLQKLINSFKKATGNAPLAISAVTGKNINELVIELGRQILKEEEA from the coding sequence ATGAAATTCATCGACGAAGTTAAAATCACAATTGCATCTGGTCGCGGTGGCCAGGGTTGCGTAAGTTTTCGCAGAGAATCCGGAATGCCTCGTGGCGGCCCAGATGGCGGCGACGGCGGTAAAGGTGGGGATGTCTACATTCGCACTTCTCGTCACATCAATTCCCTTGTCGATCTAAGACAAAATAAAAGATATGCCGCTCAGAATGGTGAGATGGGCTTCGGCCGTCAAAAAGCCGGTCATGACGGTGAAGATCTTGTGATGATCGTTCCTGAAGGAACAATCATTCGTAATCTTGAAGGCGAAATCATCGTCGATATGACTGGTATCGATAACTACCTTCTGCTTAAAGGTGGTCGTGGTGGTAAAGGAAATGAATTCTTTAAAACCAGCGTGAACCAAGCTCCAGAACATGCACAGCCAGGTGAAGAAGGTGAAGAGATCGAAGTGGAGCTTGAACTAAAGCTTATCGCTGACGTCGGTATCATCGGTTTCCCGAATGCTGGTAAATCAACTTTGATCTCTCGTATCTCTGCAGCGAAACCTAAGATCGCAGATTATCCGTTCACAACTCTGACACCAAACTTGGGTGTGGTTAAAGCGGGTGATTATAGTTCTTTCGTTGTTGCTGATATTCCAGGTCTGGTGAAAGGCGCACACGAAGGTGTGGGTCTTGGTATTCAATTCTTGAAGCACGTTGAACGTACTCGCATCTTTATCCATTTGGTGGATGCATCAGGTATGTCAGGTCGTGATCCTCTTCAAGATTTCGAAGACATTAACTATGAACTTAAAATGTACGACGAAAAAAATCAGGACAAAGAAGGATTCTTCCCTCTTTCCACGCGTCCTCAGTTCGTTGTTCTTAATAAAATAGACACTCTAAGTGCTGATCAACTTCAGAAGCTGATTAACTCGTTTAAGAAAGCTACCGGCAATGCTCCTTTAGCCATTTCTGCGGTGACCGGCAAAAACATCAATGAATTAGTCATTGAGTTGGGTCGTCAAATCCTTAAAGAGGAAGAAGCATAA
- the rpmA gene encoding 50S ribosomal protein L27 translates to MASKKAGGSTKNGRDSQSKRLGVKRFGGEQVLPGTIIVRQRGTKFHLGNNVKMGRDYTIYSVIDGLVKFERFSKERFKVSVYPKAG, encoded by the coding sequence ATGGCAAGTAAGAAGGCCGGCGGTAGTACAAAGAACGGACGTGATTCACAGAGTAAACGCTTGGGCGTTAAACGCTTCGGTGGTGAACAAGTTCTTCCAGGCACAATCATCGTTCGTCAACGTGGTACAAAATTCCACTTGGGCAACAACGTAAAAATGGGTCGCGACTACACGATCTATTCAGTAATTGATGGTCTTGTTAAATTTGAACGTTTCTCTAAAGAGCGTTTCAAAGTTAGTGTTTATCCTAAAGCAGGTTAG
- the rplU gene encoding 50S ribosomal protein L21 encodes MYAIIRTGGKQYKVQAGDVVQVDKVEQKLGAEFDINEILMVGGESTHVGQPLVKGAKVTVVVTKQARTKKEIVFKKKRRQGYRKFATHKQEFTELFVKAITSPDGKTTKTDAAPNVVDVDAKRADAKTARMAARKERAANKSKGEEVVKTAAKKVAKKKVAKKAVKKTAKKATKTGAKKKAAKKTSKKA; translated from the coding sequence ATGTACGCAATTATTCGTACTGGCGGTAAGCAATATAAAGTTCAAGCGGGTGATGTTGTTCAAGTTGATAAAGTTGAACAAAAGCTTGGAGCAGAGTTTGATATCAACGAAATCTTGATGGTTGGTGGTGAGTCCACTCATGTTGGTCAACCTCTTGTTAAAGGTGCGAAAGTAACTGTTGTAGTTACTAAACAAGCACGTACAAAAAAAGAAATCGTTTTCAAAAAGAAACGTCGTCAAGGTTACAGAAAGTTTGCAACTCACAAACAAGAGTTCACTGAACTTTTCGTGAAAGCAATCACTTCACCAGACGGTAAAACAACTAAAACAGATGCTGCGCCAAATGTAGTAGACGTTGATGCTAAACGTGCGGATGCTAAAACAGCTCGCATGGCTGCTCGCAAAGAACGCGCTGCTAACAAATCAAAAGGCGAAGAAGTTGTAAAAACAGCGGCTAAAAAAGTAGCGAAAAAGAAAGTTGCTAAGAAAGCAGTTAAAAAGACTGCAAAAAAAGCGACTAAAACTGGCGCGAAGAAAAAAGCAGCTAAAAAAACTTCTAAAAAAGCGTAA
- a CDS encoding Rne/Rng family ribonuclease: protein MSAEILINVRPQETRVAYVDTGVLSDLKIERKTSPTLVGSIHRGTVIRVLPGMQAAFVDIGLEKAAFLYVGDIREDVDDNFLSNVDRDEPLEMEGDDDKPPSHHNKTPIQDLLKEGQSILVQVAKDPLGTKGARLTTHISLPGRFVVFLPTVRHLGISRRIEDEEERERLRKLVQKINPSGGVIVRTAGDGASEEMLKADIEYLDRLSKEIFKNYEKKKTPGALHTELDVELRALRDLMSEDVTSVWVDDVEIHKKVVKFVSQFMPKYKQNIVLYEERKPLFDLYDIDIEISRSMERKIWLKSGGYIVIDEAEALVVIDVNTGKFVGKKDLEDTILKTNLEAVREAAHQLRIRNCGGIIIIDFIDMEKESHRDKVMETLAEELGRDRARTNVVSMSQLGLVEMTRKRIRPSLIKTLCEPCSYCDGKGYIKRKSTVANEIFRELERDADMLTNKKTNVVVHCHSEVVDWIYEVEGESLEGIEKKLGRSVAFKIEPNYHIEQYEIFFV from the coding sequence GTGTCGGCTGAAATTCTCATCAATGTAAGACCTCAAGAAACGCGAGTCGCTTATGTGGACACTGGTGTTTTATCAGATTTGAAAATTGAACGTAAAACTTCACCCACTTTGGTCGGGTCCATTCATCGTGGCACGGTGATCCGTGTTCTTCCGGGAATGCAAGCAGCGTTCGTAGACATTGGTCTAGAGAAAGCGGCGTTCCTGTACGTGGGCGACATCCGCGAAGACGTTGACGATAATTTCTTATCAAACGTCGATCGCGACGAACCACTGGAAATGGAAGGCGATGATGACAAACCACCAAGTCATCACAACAAAACTCCAATTCAAGATTTGCTTAAAGAAGGCCAATCGATCCTGGTACAAGTGGCAAAAGATCCACTGGGCACAAAAGGCGCGCGTTTAACAACGCACATCTCGTTGCCGGGTCGCTTCGTCGTATTCTTGCCGACGGTAAGACACTTGGGGATTTCTCGTCGTATTGAAGACGAAGAAGAACGCGAACGTTTGCGCAAACTTGTACAAAAAATCAATCCATCAGGCGGCGTAATCGTCCGTACTGCTGGTGACGGCGCTTCGGAAGAGATGTTAAAAGCCGACATCGAATACTTGGATCGTTTAAGCAAAGAGATTTTCAAAAACTACGAAAAGAAAAAAACTCCAGGCGCACTTCACACCGAGCTTGATGTTGAACTTCGTGCGCTTCGCGATTTGATGTCTGAAGATGTGACAAGCGTGTGGGTTGACGATGTCGAGATTCACAAAAAAGTTGTGAAGTTCGTATCGCAATTCATGCCGAAGTATAAGCAGAACATCGTGCTGTACGAAGAAAGAAAACCTCTTTTCGATTTGTACGATATCGACATCGAAATTTCACGTTCGATGGAAAGAAAGATTTGGTTGAAGTCGGGTGGTTACATCGTGATCGACGAAGCGGAAGCTTTGGTGGTGATTGACGTCAACACTGGTAAATTCGTAGGTAAAAAAGACCTTGAAGATACAATCTTGAAAACCAATCTGGAAGCGGTTCGCGAGGCGGCCCATCAACTTAGAATTCGTAACTGCGGTGGTATTATCATTATCGATTTCATCGATATGGAAAAAGAATCTCACCGCGATAAAGTCATGGAAACTTTGGCTGAAGAATTGGGTCGTGACCGCGCACGCACAAACGTCGTGTCGATGTCACAATTAGGCTTAGTTGAAATGACTCGTAAACGTATTCGCCCAAGTTTGATTAAAACTTTGTGTGAACCATGTTCATACTGCGATGGTAAAGGTTATATCAAACGCAAATCAACAGTAGCGAATGAGATCTTCCGCGAACTTGAACGTGATGCCGACATGCTGACGAATAAAAAAACCAACGTTGTCGTTCACTGTCACAGCGAAGTTGTTGATTGGATCTACGAAGTGGAAGGTGAAAGCCTAGAGGGCATCGAAAAGAAACTCGGTCGTTCCGTCGCGTTTAAAATTGAACCAAATTACCATATCGAACAATACGAAATTTTCTTCGTATAA